The window CTCCTATGATTTGTGGAATTTTTACTAGAAGAAATCTTAAATCACTTAAAAACAATCTAAATGTAAATATTTTTCTATCAAATTTTTGTTTCATTTTTTATGTTTTTCCTTTAATGAATGCTAACGTCTGTGTAAACGCATTGTGTTTATTTCCATTATCTCTATTGTAGATACCTTACGGTATCTGTGGGATAACCGCACTCTTTACAAAATATCATCTATTGGGTTCTTTATTTTTCTTACTCTCGCAGATCTCACGTGGGTATAAATCTCCGTGGTTCTGCTGCTATTGTGACCCAATAATTCCTGGATATATCTCAAATCCGTTCCCTGTTCAAGCAAATGAGTAGCAAACGAATGTCGTAACATATGAGGGGTAACCCTCTTTTTAATTCCCGCTTTCCTGGCTGCATTCTTTAAAATATTGGCAACACTTGTTGCGCTATACTTGCCACCCCTCTGCCCCTCAAACAAATATTCACCAGGCTGGTACTCTCTGTAATATTGTCGTAGATCTTCCAGGATCTTCTCTGACAACAACGTGTAACGATCCTTGTTCCCTTTAGCATCACTTACTTTTAGTAACTCACGATCTGATTCTATGTCTGTTATCTTTAGATTCAAAACCTCCGAACGGCGCAAGCCTCCCGAATATAACAGTGTTAAAATCATCCTATGTTTCAAATTATTGCAATTCCGTAAAATGCCCCCAATTTCATTCTTTGAAAGCACCTGTGGCAGTTTTCTCTCTTTTCTGGGTCTTTCTATTTTATAATACTGTTTTTCTCTACCCAAAACCTTTTCATAGTAAAACTTTATAGCGTTTATTCGTTGATTTTGCTGGCTGGATGATATCTGTTTTCTTTTTATCAGATCCAACAAATATCCATTGATATCAGTTGGATGCAAATGCTCTATTCTTCTATTCTGAAAAGCTCGCTGGAAGTCACCAAAGTATGAACAATAGGTTTTTATTGTGCTATCACTATAGCGGCGACGCACTAAGGTTTCCAGATATCCTGGTGGCAAATTAATTGTGATTGGCTTTGAACTCAAAAATTACGTTCCTGAGCTTTTAATGACGATCCCTAACTGTATACTTCCTTGCAAAAAGATAACTGTTTCATGGATGGATGACAGAAAAGTTTCGCTTTAATTGCAAGTCGGCCCCTGCCACCAATAGAGTAAAGGGCTTCGGAGGCCACAGCTTCCCTAATTTATCGTCGGACTAAATGAGCCACCGTCTCGATATGGGTGGTGTGGGGAAACATATCAACAGGTTGAACCTTGAGTAAGTCATAATCGGTTTCACAGAACAGTTTCAAGTCACGAGCGAGCGTGGAAGGGTTGCAACTCACGTAAACCAGCCGCTGAGGAGCTACCCTTAAAATATCATCCACGACATTCTGATGGAGACCGGCTCTTGGGGGGTCAACAATAATCACGTCAGCCGGTTCAATCCTTGCTGTAGTCTGAGATAATACATCCTTCAGGTCTCCAAGAACAAACTCCACATTCTTAACGCCCTGTTCTTTGGCATTCTTGCGGGCGTTTTTAATAGCGCTTGCAATTAACTCAAAACCATAGACCTGCTTGGCCTTCTTAGCCATAAACAAGGCAATGGTCCCCGTTCCACAATACAAGTCATAGACAACTTCTCCTCCCTGAAGATCAGCACCCTTAAGGGCTTCTTCATAAAGACGTTCAGCCTGACGAGTGTTGGTCTGAAAAAAGGCATTGGAGGATATTTCAAATTCAGCTTCTCCCAAACGATCTCGGATCACACCGGGTCCATACAGAACTTCTTCCCGCTCACCGACAGCTACATCAGAAAGTCTCGTTGTGATGTTATTTATCAAGGTCGTTATTTGAGGAAATTCCTTCATAATGGCTGCTTTGAAGTTATCCATACGCTGTTTGTTGTAAGTTTTGGTGACCAAATTCACCATAATGTGATCGGTATGCTCACCATATCTCAAAACGAGATTCCTGGCCCAACCCTTGTGGGTCCTCGAATTATAGGGTTCCCATTTCTGCTCAGCAGCATAACTAAAAACAAACCTTAATATCTCATTCATGACCTCTTTCTGGAGATAGCAGGTATCCAGATTGATCACCTTGTCAAAGCGACCGGGGATGTGCTGACCGAGTCCCATGGGTTTAGCCTTGTCTTCTGGATGCATCCGCCAGGGATTGTCAGTAAAGGTGAATTCCATTTTATTGCGGTAATGAAAGGCATCTGGAGAGGGAAGCGCCTCTGGAACTTCAAAGTCAGTAAATCCTCCAACTCGTTGGATCAGGTCACGTACCTGACGGGTCTTTTCCTTGAGTTGATCCGCATAATCCAAGTTCTGAAGACGACAACCACCGCAGGTGCCAAAAGCGGGACAAACCGGTTCAATTTCATTCTCTGCCTTTTCTAAAATCTCCAAAGGATAGGCTTCAGCGAAACTCTTTTTCTTTTTAAAGATGCGCGCCAGGACGCGCTGTCCGGGAATCACCCGTTCTACAAAGATGGCCAGGCCATCCACATGGGCCATACCCTTACCGCCAAAAGCCAGACTCTCAATGGTCAGCTCAATATCCTGACCTTTTTTTACCGTTGGTTTACCGTCTCTAATCATTTTTCTCTCTTTTTAGCCACAGATTCACACAGCTATTCACTGACAATACTGATACCAGCACTGGCTCCCAGGCGACTAGCTCCGGCTCGAACCATTTTTTGCGCATCCTCACGAGTCCGGATGCCACCAGAGGCCTTGACGCCAAGATCTTCATTCACCACAAAACGCATGAGGGAGACATTCTCCACCGTAGCACCGCCAGAGGAAAATCCGGTAGAGGTTTTGACAAAATCTGCACCTGCTTCCCGACATAAAAGCGAGGCAATTATGATCTCTTCTTCAGTGAGCAAACAGGTTTCCAGAATAACCTTAAGTAGGGATTCAGCACCAGCTAAGCGGACTGCTTTGATATCTTCAAAGACATCCTGATAATTTGCAGTTTTCAGCAGACCAACATTCAGCACCATGTCCAGTTCTTTAGCCCCCTGCTGTTCTGCTAATTGTGCTTCAGCAGCCTTAATGTTTGTATGGTTGGAGCCCAAAGGGAATCCAATAACCGTACAGGTTGCGATCTCATCTTTGAGATTCTGTACACAGCGTTCAACATGTACTGGATTTACACAGACACTGGCAAATTTATATTTCCGGGCTTCTTTACAGAGTTTATTGACTGCAGCTATGGAAGCATCAGGTTTGAGCAGGGTATGATCGATCATTCCTGCCAACAGCTCTCCTGATGGCTCTTCTTCTGAGAAGACAGCTCCACCCCGCCAATTTTCAAGTAGTCTTCTGGCTTTATTTTGATATTCTTTATTTACCATATTCACAATGCCTCCTTTTCAACTCGGCAAAATAGCCTGCTTACGACTGCATCAAACAGGCTATTTCTGTTTTGCTGACACCTGCCAGTGTTTTATGGAATTTGCATAGTAACCCAGGAGAACCTGAGAATCTGGTGCCGGCTTTAGAAGGTTTTTTTCCTCCAGAACCAAGCCGCGACCGATCAATAAGCTTAAGGCGTTGGTCAAGACCCCTTCACGGGCACTGGTGGAAATATTGATGGGAGCACCCCGGGCTTTTAATTCATCTATTCTTAAGGACGCTTGAGACTTCAACTCAAGCTCACTTTTCCAGATCGCCTGATTAACGAGCAGGATCTCGGAGATTAGCGCAATCGGTAAAACCGGAACCACTTTACCGATCTTGCTCATTAACAGATCTGCCAGATCCTTTACATGCTCAAACCGCTCGACCTGCTCGTATTGGCTGAAATCGATTTCATGCGCTTTACAATACTCTTTGACCGAAACTGGCGGCCCAAAATTGACACTGGCATAACCAAATCGGCTCCAGCGATTTTTTCGCGATAGCATGGCTGTTTTATAGATAAAGCCTATTGTGGTCTTTAGGATAAACCACATGCTTCGCCTGGAGGCCTCTGAATCCAACGCCCTGGTTAGACTGCGATCCTCCAACACCCGGTCATAGTTGATCCCAACTGGAACAAACACGATATCTTTGTCATATTCAGGATGGTAATCCCGAAGCATATAGTCCATGAAACCGAGTCTTGGTTGACGAAACTTACCATCTTTTGTCAGGCCTCCCTCGGGATAAACTGCCTGACAAACACCAGCTCGCGTGGCCAGATGTACATAACGTTCCAGCACTTTCCGATAGAGCGAGTTACCTGAATTTCTACGAACGAAAAAAGCTCCCATGGATTTGATCAAACCTTGAAGGGGCCAGATACGCGCCCATTCTCCCACAGCGTAGGAAATGGCTGTTTTTTCAGCCACGAGAAATGAAACCAGGATGTAGTCCATATTGCTGCGATGATTCATAACAAACACAACAGTGGTATCCTTAGGAATCTGCCTTAGACCGTCATTATCAAAAAATCCAACTCTAACCCGATAGATCAAACGCGCTGCTTTTCTAGCTAACCAGTAACCAAAGCGGAAATAAATGTAAGCATTAAAAGCCGGCACGATCTCGCTAGCATAACGCTTGGCTTTCTCCTGAGCAATGGCCGTGGGCATATCGTTCTCAGCACCATAAATTTTAGCAGCTTCGATCACCTGGTCATCAAAGACCAATTGGTCAATCAGACCTTGTCGGCGAGTAAGTTGAAATGGACGAATCTTAATATCCAGACGACTGCTAACCTCATCTATGACCTTTTTAACCCGCCTGCGCAGAACCCAACGCAGGCTCGGCATTAGCAATCGATCCAAAACCATAACTGCGGCAAACAGCAACAGAACAATAAAACTCCAAAGGGAGAGGGTAATGGTGTTTTCCATGTCAGCTCCTACTTGCAGCTTGCATCTTGAATTGAATCCTCGTTCATCTTTTTAGCACCAACTTTCACGACTGTGCGAATTCTTAACAACAACCCTGGTAATTCTATAGTAATTGTTAGTGTGCAGTAAAGCTAGGCCTGACAGAACCGATTAAAAGAGGTGTTTGGTGCTTAGGAATAGCCGATTAACAGTAGTATCAATTATTCCTCAAAAACATGTGCTAGAAATGTTGTTATTCATCTCCGTACAATAACCGGGTTTCTTTAAGTTCCTGCTGCATTTCCAGCAGAACATCTGCATAGGCAGGGTCAGCATAAACATTATTGATCTCATTGGGATCCTGCTCCAAATCGAATAACTCCCAATTATTATCCCTGAAAAAATAGATCAGTTTATAGCGTTCTGTCCTGATGCCGTAATGACCTCGCACATTATGCCAGCCCCGTTCATTCTCGTAATAGTGATAATAAATGGTTTGGCGCCAATCGTCTGTCGTCTGCCCTTTTACGATGGAACGCAGCGAAGCACCCTGCATTTCAGCGGGGATGGTGACACCGGCAAAATCAAGAAAGGTGGAGGCGAAATCCAAATTCATGACCAGATCCTGCGATACCTGTCCGGCTTGAATTTCCTGGGGATAACGCATTACCAGCGGCATGCCCAGAGATTCTTCATACATAAAACGTTTATCGTACCAGCCGTGTTCGCCCAGGTAAAAACCCTGATCCGAGGTATAAACAACTATTGTATTTTCAGTCAAACCCTGTTGATCCAGATAGTTCAGGAGTCTACCCACATTCTCATCTACAGAAAGAATGCACCGCAAATAATCCTTGAGATAATTCTGGTATTTCCACTGGAGAAGCTCGTCACCTTCCAAATTCAGAGCCTTGAATTCCTCATTCAGCTTATTATAGTGGGCATCCCAGGCTGTTTTTTGCTCATCTGTTAAGCGATTATAGGTGTTTTCCCAGGTCTTGACAACGGTCTTTGCATAGGATGCTTTCCCACCGGTCCCTGTTTCATGATCGTAATATCCCTGCTGCAATTTCAGGTCGAACGATAGATACATATCATCGATCCGCATATCGGCATCTCCGGCTGCTTGTCGTCCGGCATAATCGTCATAAAAAGTTTCAGGCAATGGCAGTTCTTCATCTGTAAGGGCTTCCAGATGTTTCAGGTTGGGCATCCAGTTCCGATGGGGAGCTTTGTGGTGAACCAGCATACAAAACGGTTTGTCTTTGTCCAGATTATCCAAAGTTTGGATAGCTTTGTCTGTGATCAGGTCAGTGGTATAACCAACATATTTGTGCTCTGTTCCCTCTTCAATAAAGGTGGGATTATAGTACTGTCCCTGTCCTTTTAGAATATTCCACGTATTAAAACCAGTGGGGTCTGATTTCAAGTGCCACTTACCAACAATCGCTGTCTGATAACCGACTTCCTGTAGTAATTTTGGGAAGGTGACCTGACTACCGTCAAAGGTATCCCGGTGATCCTTAAATCCATTCAAATGCGCATATTTTCCGGTTAACAGGGTGGCTCGACTAGGGCCGCAGATCGAGTTGGTGACAAAACTTTTCTCAAAGCGGATGCCTTCTGTCGCAATCCGGTCAATCCCGGGTGTCTGTATCAGATCACTACCATAACAACTTATGGCTCGCTCGGCATGATCATCGCTCATGATAAACAGGATATTGGGTCTGGTTTTCTTCAGACAACCCAGAGTCATTAAACCCGGAACAGCCAAAACCGTGGTGCCCAACCCAACGGTTTTGATGAATTCTCTACGTGTTGTTTTCATGTTTTCCTCATCGCTGGTATTTGTCTTAAACGGTTTTCTGTTTTTCTATGATCTGCATAATTTTCAATGATTTGTGCATTTTTCAATGATCCGTATATTTTTCAATGATCCGTATATTTTTCAATGATCCGTATATTTTTCAATGATCCGTATCCCACGACTGAAGTCGTGGGCTTCTATATGCACCTATTTTTCTGCGTAAATCTGTGCAATCTGTGGATCAAAAAACCAATCTTATCTCTGGATCCATGACATAACATTGGCCGGTGGCCGCCTATGACGTAACTCGTTTGCCATGAATTTCATAAATGGATTGATGTGTTTAAAATATGTTTTATATCCAGAGCACAAATAATTAAGTCCTGGTTCAGTTTTGATAAAGCGGTGTTTGGGACAGCCCCCGTGACAGGCAAAACGATATTCACAGATGTGGCATTCTGATGGCAGTGTATCACGTTTATCCTGCCCGAATTTTACCTGTTGAGGCGACTGCATGGCAGTTTCCAGTGAATCAGTCAAAATATTACCAAACTTATATTCAGGATACACAAAATGGTCGCAGGCATATAGATCCCCGTTGTGTTCGATGACTGGATCCAAACCACAGGTTTCGCTGAAAACGCATAGGCTTGAGGGGTGTCCTGACCAGGCTTCCAGGGCAACATCAAAATTTTGGATAAATACCTGTCCCACATCATGACGGATCCATTCATCAAAAATAGTGTTCAGAAAAGTTCCAAATTGTTGGGATTCCACGGTCTCTTCACTGAGATCGAAGCCTTCGATCCCTTCGGTGGGTTCAGGGTTCGACAGTGGTCCTTCCTGGTGATGTGTCGCGGTTCTTTCCACGATGGGGATAAACTGGATGAATCGACTGCCGATCTGTTTTAGAAAATGATAGATTTCAAGTGGGAAGCCGGCATTCTTATCATGGATTGTTGTGAGGGTGTTGAATTCGACCTGAAATTTTTGCAACAACTCAAGGCTCTGCATAACTTTTTCAAAAGTTGGCTTGCCGGCTTTGTCGATGCGGTACATATCGTGGAGTTCTCGTGGTCCGTCAATGGAAATACCCACCAGAAAGTCATGTTCCGCCAGAAATTTGCACCAGGTATCATCAAGCAACACGCCATTGGTTTGGAGTGAGTTTCTAATTCTATTTCTACCTGCATATTGTTTTTGGAGTGTTACAATCTCACGGAAGTAGTCCACACCCAGTAGTGTTGGTTCCCCACCCTGCCAGACGAAGTGTTTTTCTCCTTCGGATTCAGTTTCAAGCTGCTGATGAATATAGGCTTCCAGAACTTCATGGGACATCATGTAGTCTTTATTTCCATTGCATTTATCCCGGTTAAACAACTGTTCTTTTTCCAGGTAAAAACAATAGTTGCAGTCCAGGTTACACAGGGGCCCGGTTGGTTTAGCAATGATCTGGATAGTTTTTTGGGGGGGCATGGAACCAATATTGATCTTTTGGTTACGGGATGAAAGGAAATCTGTTATACTATTTTCAGTTCAAATCTGGCCACAACCAACCCTTTGTCCCCTCCGGCATATTTACCTGCTTTTTTTGCCTAACGATTGTGTATGTTTATTGTGTTTTATTTTCACTTTACCTTCTTATTGAATATACGCTGTCAAAATGGCGAGAGAAACTTAGCGCTCCTGCTTCTTAAGAAATTTGTCAATTTAGTTTTGAATCCTTTTTAATTCACGATTTGAAACATGTGTGTATCTTTCTGTTGTTTTTGAACTGCTGTATCCCAGTAATTCTTGGATGTAGCTGTTTTACTTTTTTCTGTCAAAATACCCAAAAACTGACTGCATCACTTGATCTCTACTCTCTGAGGTAATGATCGTCTCAAAAGGAAAACCGAAAACAATGATGTCTGTCTTGCCTTTATATCCTACTGCTGCACTGGTATTATTTTCAGAATAACGCAGCAGGGTGACTGATGATGAATCAGCCGGTTCGATGGCATCAGGTGATTCAACTGTATATATTTCAGGGTTATAAGTTGTGTTGAATTCAAAAGCATTTGTCCGTGGCATAAAAGTCTGATCCACAGGCCGAACCCCTCCAGTCTGAACCGCATGGTTTGTCCTGAAACTATATTTTAAAACCTTTTGGCCAAATTCAATATCCAGCGAGTCCTGGCGGTTCTCAAAAAGATCAAATCCAACATGAGCACCACTGATGAATAAATTTCCGCCAGAAGAACAATAGTTGGTCAGTTTTGACTGCAGGGCTTTCGGAAAGGCTCGAAAACGTGGTTTTACTGCTGGTTTTGGTCCAGCTGTGAGTTTTTCTTCTCCCAACACCAGATCCACATATTGATAGTCCGTGATATCGATTTCAGTATCCATAACTGCTTCATCACTGGTGGAGATAAAGGCGTGACCTGCCTGCCTGATAGACTGTCCGTGAACAAAAGGGAAATCAAATGTGTTTCCGGGAATAATGGTTGTTTCCAGATTGGCATAACTCGCGCCATGTCCGGGTGCATCATCATCCAACCAGGGTGAATCAGCTAAAAAATCAT is drawn from Candidatus Neomarinimicrobiota bacterium and contains these coding sequences:
- the deoC gene encoding deoxyribose-phosphate aldolase, whose product is MIDHTLLKPDASIAAVNKLCKEARKYKFASVCVNPVHVERCVQNLKDEIATCTVIGFPLGSNHTNIKAAEAQLAEQQGAKELDMVLNVGLLKTANYQDVFEDIKAVRLAGAESLLKVILETCLLTEEEIIIASLLCREAGADFVKTSTGFSSGGATVENVSLMRFVVNEDLGVKASGGIRTREDAQKMVRAGASRLGASAGISIVSE
- a CDS encoding anaerobic sulfatase maturase, encoding MPPQKTIQIIAKPTGPLCNLDCNYCFYLEKEQLFNRDKCNGNKDYMMSHEVLEAYIHQQLETESEGEKHFVWQGGEPTLLGVDYFREIVTLQKQYAGRNRIRNSLQTNGVLLDDTWCKFLAEHDFLVGISIDGPRELHDMYRIDKAGKPTFEKVMQSLELLQKFQVEFNTLTTIHDKNAGFPLEIYHFLKQIGSRFIQFIPIVERTATHHQEGPLSNPEPTEGIEGFDLSEETVESQQFGTFLNTIFDEWIRHDVGQVFIQNFDVALEAWSGHPSSLCVFSETCGLDPVIEHNGDLYACDHFVYPEYKFGNILTDSLETAMQSPQQVKFGQDKRDTLPSECHICEYRFACHGGCPKHRFIKTEPGLNYLCSGYKTYFKHINPFMKFMANELRHRRPPANVMSWIQR
- a CDS encoding sulfatase — encoded protein: MKTTRREFIKTVGLGTTVLAVPGLMTLGCLKKTRPNILFIMSDDHAERAISCYGSDLIQTPGIDRIATEGIRFEKSFVTNSICGPSRATLLTGKYAHLNGFKDHRDTFDGSQVTFPKLLQEVGYQTAIVGKWHLKSDPTGFNTWNILKGQGQYYNPTFIEEGTEHKYVGYTTDLITDKAIQTLDNLDKDKPFCMLVHHKAPHRNWMPNLKHLEALTDEELPLPETFYDDYAGRQAAGDADMRIDDMYLSFDLKLQQGYYDHETGTGGKASYAKTVVKTWENTYNRLTDEQKTAWDAHYNKLNEEFKALNLEGDELLQWKYQNYLKDYLRCILSVDENVGRLLNYLDQQGLTENTIVVYTSDQGFYLGEHGWYDKRFMYEESLGMPLVMRYPQEIQAGQVSQDLVMNLDFASTFLDFAGVTIPAEMQGASLRSIVKGQTTDDWRQTIYYHYYENERGWHNVRGHYGIRTERYKLIYFFRDNNWELFDLEQDPNEINNVYADPAYADVLLEMQQELKETRLLYGDE
- a CDS encoding 1-acyl-sn-glycerol-3-phosphate acyltransferase; this encodes MENTITLSLWSFIVLLLFAAVMVLDRLLMPSLRWVLRRRVKKVIDEVSSRLDIKIRPFQLTRRQGLIDQLVFDDQVIEAAKIYGAENDMPTAIAQEKAKRYASEIVPAFNAYIYFRFGYWLARKAARLIYRVRVGFFDNDGLRQIPKDTTVVFVMNHRSNMDYILVSFLVAEKTAISYAVGEWARIWPLQGLIKSMGAFFVRRNSGNSLYRKVLERYVHLATRAGVCQAVYPEGGLTKDGKFRQPRLGFMDYMLRDYHPEYDKDIVFVPVGINYDRVLEDRSLTRALDSEASRRSMWFILKTTIGFIYKTAMLSRKNRWSRFGYASVNFGPPVSVKEYCKAHEIDFSQYEQVERFEHVKDLADLLMSKIGKVVPVLPIALISEILLVNQAIWKSELELKSQASLRIDELKARGAPINISTSAREGVLTNALSLLIGRGLVLEEKNLLKPAPDSQVLLGYYANSIKHWQVSAKQK
- the xerA gene encoding site-specific tyrosine recombinase/integron integrase produces the protein MSSKPITINLPPGYLETLVRRRYSDSTIKTYCSYFGDFQRAFQNRRIEHLHPTDINGYLLDLIKRKQISSSQQNQRINAIKFYYEKVLGREKQYYKIERPRKERKLPQVLSKNEIGGILRNCNNLKHRMILTLLYSGGLRRSEVLNLKITDIESDRELLKVSDAKGNKDRYTLLSEKILEDLRQYYREYQPGEYLFEGQRGGKYSATSVANILKNAARKAGIKKRVTPHMLRHSFATHLLEQGTDLRYIQELLGHNSSRTTEIYTHVRSARVRKIKNPIDDIL
- the rlmD gene encoding 23S rRNA (uracil(1939)-C(5))-methyltransferase RlmD → MIRDGKPTVKKGQDIELTIESLAFGGKGMAHVDGLAIFVERVIPGQRVLARIFKKKKSFAEAYPLEILEKAENEIEPVCPAFGTCGGCRLQNLDYADQLKEKTRQVRDLIQRVGGFTDFEVPEALPSPDAFHYRNKMEFTFTDNPWRMHPEDKAKPMGLGQHIPGRFDKVINLDTCYLQKEVMNEILRFVFSYAAEQKWEPYNSRTHKGWARNLVLRYGEHTDHIMVNLVTKTYNKQRMDNFKAAIMKEFPQITTLINNITTRLSDVAVGEREEVLYGPGVIRDRLGEAEFEISSNAFFQTNTRQAERLYEEALKGADLQGGEVVYDLYCGTGTIALFMAKKAKQVYGFELIASAIKNARKNAKEQGVKNVEFVLGDLKDVLSQTTARIEPADVIIVDPPRAGLHQNVVDDILRVAPQRLVYVSCNPSTLARDLKLFCETDYDLLKVQPVDMFPHTTHIETVAHLVRR